A genomic region of Papaver somniferum cultivar HN1 chromosome 7, ASM357369v1, whole genome shotgun sequence contains the following coding sequences:
- the LOC113295029 gene encoding protein ALP1-like — translation MWFWHAYFGSPGSNNDLNVLNTSPLFDGIFDELAPKVDFQAGGGRFDMGYYLADGIYPKLCTIVQAYKKPTNERQRFFTKMQEACRKDVERAFGVLQAKWHIVRGPVEYWDEEDFKFIMLACVILHNMIIQNERRDGAWRKFGDEDYRVYRDIVPRGAVNYHELKHEPLYNYFRLRLTNHVWEIFGNEQAEEAH, via the coding sequence ATGTGGTTTTGGCATGCATATTTTGGGAGTCCCGGATCAAATAATGATCTTAATGTACTTAACACATCTCCATTGTTCGATGGCATCTTCGATGAACTGGCTCCAAAAGTTGATTTTCAAGCAGGTGGTGGAAGATTTGATATGGGTTACTACTTGGCCGATGGGATATATCCTAAGTTATGCACTATTGTACAAGCTTATAAAAAACCAACAAACGAAAGACAAAGATTTTTTACCAAGATGCAAGAAGCGTGTCGGAAAGATGTTGAGCGTGCATTTGGGGTTCTACAAGCAAAATGGCATATAGTGAGAGGTCCGGTTGAATATTGGGATGAAGAAGACTTCAAATTCATAATGTTGGCTTGTGTGATATTGCATAACATGATAATTCAAAATGAGAGGCGAGATGGGGCATGGAGAAAATTTGGAGATGAAGACTATAGGGTTTACCGTGATATTGTACCTCGCGGAGCCGTTAACTATCATGAGTTAAAACACGAACCCTTGTATAATTATTTTCGACTAAGATTGACCAATCATGTTTGGGAGATATTTGGTAACGAACAAGCGGAGGAAGCACACTAA